One part of the Prunus persica cultivar Lovell chromosome G5, Prunus_persica_NCBIv2, whole genome shotgun sequence genome encodes these proteins:
- the LOC18777056 gene encoding subtilisin-like protease SBT1.7, whose product MENKKFLAFQIIYLLGLSFMLYLSIAVANEEAVLEPLAETNEEQNNMQTYIVWVKKPVQKYFFSKSHEDLESWYHTFLPTTIASSNQLKKPRMVHAYRNVATGFAAKLTPEEVKAMENKEGFLSAHPEQILPLHTTHSPNFLGLHQGLGVWKGSNYGEGVIIGVLDTGISPDHPSFSDEGVAPPPAKWKGKCDFNGTVCNNKLIGARNFQGGQTTGGPPVDDEGHGTHTSSTAAGNFVKGANVFGMANGTASGMAPYAHLAIYKVCSEEGCAEGDILAALDTAVEDGVDVLSLSLGGASVPFYADGIAIGAFGAIQKGIFVSCSAGNSGPFYASLANEAPWILTVGASTIDRSIKATALLGNGAEYDGESLFQPKDFSSKLLPLVYAGANGKQSSAFCDAGSLGNVEGAIVLCERGGGVARIDKGAEVKRAGGAAMILVNAETDGDSTLADPHVLPATHVGYVAGVKIKAYLNSTSSPAATILFKGTVIGDGLAPKITSFSSRGPSIASTGILKPDIIGPGVSILAAWPVSVDNGTEGKATFNMVSGTSMSCPHLSGIAALLKSSHPDWSPAAIKSAIMTTAEVHNLEGKPIVDETLKPADIFATGAGHVNPSKANDPGLIYDTKPEDYIPYLCGLNYTDEQIQVITQQRVNCSQVEAIPEAQLNYPSFSIIVGSSEDSKSQYYTRTVKNVGPANSTYNLDLFVPRNMGMSVNPEVLKFTEVNQEITFEAEFFAEDSAGKDGVPFAQGYLRWVSDQHSVTSPISVIFASK is encoded by the coding sequence aTGGAGAACAAAAAGTTTTTAGCTTTCCAGATAATATATCTTCTTGGCTTAAGTTTCATGTTGTATTTATCAATAGCAGTTGCCAATGAAGAGGCAGTGCTGGAACCGCTAGCTGAGACAAATGAGGAGCAGAATAACATGCAAACTTATATTGTTTGGGTGAAGAAGCCAGTCCAGAAatactttttctcaaaatctcATGAAgatttagagagttggtatcACACATTTTTGCCCACAACTATAGCAAGCTCAAACCAGTTGAAGAAGCCACGAATGGTTCACGCATACCGCAACGTGGCCACTGGGTTTGCAGCAAAATTGACGCCAGAGGAAGTAAAGGCaatggaaaataaagaagGGTTTTTGTCCGCTCATCCAGAGCAAATTCTGCCTTTGCATACTACTCATAGTCCTAACTTCCTGGGGCTGCACCAAGGATTGGGAGTTTGGAAGGGATCAAACTATGGTGAAGGTGTGATCATTGGAGTTCTGGATACTGGGATATCACCTGATCATCCTTCATTTAGTGATGAAGGAGTAGCCCCTCCTCCAGCTAAATGGAAAGGCAAGTGCGACTTCAATGGAACAGTTTGCAATAATAAGCTTATTGGTGCAAGAAATTTCCAAGGTGGCCAAACCACGGGAGGCCCTCCAGTTGACGATGAAGGTCATGGCACCCACACATCCAGCACAGCTGCAggaaattttgtgaaaggtGCCAATGTGTTTGGAATGGCCAATGGCACAGCGTCTGGCATGGCACCTTATGCTCACCTGGCAATTTACAAGGTCTGTTCTGAGGAGGGTTGTGCTGAAGGTGACATCTTAGCTGCTCTTGATACTGCTGTGGAAGATGGTGTGGACGTGCTCTCCCTCTCACTCGGAGGTGCCTCAGTTCCTTTTTATGCTGATGGGATTGCAATTGGTGCATTTGGAGCAATACAAAAGGGAATTTTTGTCAGTTGTTCAGCCGGAAATTCGGGTCCTTTCTATGCTTCTTTAGCAAATGAGGCACCCTGGATTCTCACAGTTGGAGCAAGCACCATTGACAGAAGCATAAAAGCGACAGCATTGCTTGGAAATGGAGCAGAATATGATGGTGAATCATTATTCCAGCCAAAAGATTTTAGTTCAAAATTATTACCTCTTGTTTATGCAGGCGCAAATGGAAAACAATCATCAGCATTCTGTGATGCTGGATCACTTGGAAACGTTGAAGGGGCAATAGTGTTGTGTGAGAGAGGTGGAGGAGTAGCAAGAATTGACAAAGGGGCAGAAGTGAAAAGAGCTGGTGGAGCTGCCATGATTCTCGTGAATGCAGAGACTGATGGTGATAGCACCTTAGCTGACCCTCATGTACTTCCCGCAACACACGTGGGTTATGTTGCAGGTGTTAAAATCAAAGCCTATCTGAATTCCACCTCAAGTCCTGCAGCCACAATCTTGTTCAAAGGAACTGTCATTGGAGACGGACTTGCTCCCAAGATTACTTCCTTTTCATCAAGAGGACCAAGCATTGCAAGCACAGGAATTTTGAAACCTGACATCATTGGTCCCGGTGTTAGCATCCTAGCAGCATGGCCTGTTTCGGTGGACAACGGCACAGAAGGTAAGGCAACATTTAACATGGTTTCAGGCACCTCAATGTCCTGCCCCCACCTAAGCGGCATTGCAGCCTTGCTCAAGAGTTCCCACCCAGACTGGTCACCAGCTGCGATCAAGTCTGCAATCATGACGACTGCTGAAGTACATAACCTTGAAGGAAAGCCCATTGTAGACGAAACACTTAAGCCAGCAGACATCTTTGCCACTGGTGCAGGCCATGTTAACCCTTCAAAAGCAAATGACCCTGGGCTCATCTATGACACAAAACCAGAGGATTACATTCCTTACTTGTGTGGTTTGAATTACACAGACGAACAGATACAGGTCATCACCCAACAAAGAGTGAACTGCTCTCAAGTAGAAGCCATACCAGAAGCACAGCTAAACTATCCTTCATTCTCCATTATAGTAGGGTCGTCCGAAGACTCTAAATCTCAGTATTATACAAGGACCGTCAAGAATGTTGGCCCGGCTAATTCAACTTACAACTTGGATCTTTTTGTGCCACGGAACATGGGCATGAGTGTGAACCCTGAGGTGCTT